In uncultured Draconibacterium sp., one genomic interval encodes:
- the fabG gene encoding 3-oxoacyl-[acyl-carrier-protein] reductase, protein MKLLEGKTAIITGASRGIGKAIAVKYAQEGCDVAFTDLFEDDNMKATEEELKTYGVKAKGYASDASNFEDTDRVVTEIVKEFGRIDVLVNNAGITKDTLLMRMTEDQWDAVINVNLKSVFNFTKAAQRTMLKQRSGSIINLSSVVGVSGNAGQSNYSASKAGIIGFTKSIARELGSRGVRSNAIAPGFIITEMTGKIPEDARKAWEASIPLKRGGTPEEVAGVATFLASDLSSYVSGQVITVCGAMNT, encoded by the coding sequence ATGAAATTACTTGAAGGAAAAACAGCGATAATTACCGGTGCTTCTCGCGGTATTGGTAAAGCAATTGCTGTAAAGTATGCACAGGAAGGGTGCGATGTTGCCTTTACCGATCTTTTTGAAGATGACAATATGAAAGCCACGGAAGAGGAATTAAAAACTTATGGCGTAAAAGCCAAAGGATATGCTTCTGATGCAAGTAATTTTGAAGATACCGACCGGGTTGTTACCGAAATTGTTAAAGAATTTGGCCGTATCGATGTATTGGTAAATAACGCAGGTATAACAAAAGATACTTTGTTAATGCGAATGACTGAAGACCAGTGGGATGCAGTAATTAACGTTAACCTGAAATCAGTGTTTAACTTTACAAAAGCAGCTCAGCGCACGATGCTAAAACAACGTTCAGGTTCAATTATCAACCTAAGTTCGGTTGTTGGTGTTAGCGGAAATGCAGGTCAGTCGAACTACTCGGCATCAAAAGCGGGTATTATTGGTTTTACCAAGTCGATAGCACGCGAACTGGGTTCTCGTGGTGTTCGCTCAAATGCCATCGCTCCTGGTTTTATTATTACTGAAATGACCGGTAAAATTCCGGAAGATGCACGTAAAGCCTGGGAAGCCTCAATTCCGTTAAAAAGAGGAGGAACACCGGAAGAAGTTGCAGGTGTTGCGACCTTCCTTGCATCCGACCTTTCATCTTATGTAAGCGGACAGGTTATCACTGTTTGTGGTGCAATGAACACGTAA
- a CDS encoding PfkB family carbohydrate kinase: MKHRALFVGLTTIDIQYFIDDIPIANTKIKTGNPDILVGGPATNAAVAFAYLNKTATLASPAGLNAFSSFIDQDLNSVGVDHFDLAYGQEFETILATVLTSKNGDRTIVTHNPTEVKSTISPQKLIDLVEPQIVLIDGFYPEFSLECVRICKERGIPVVADCGSWKPQFDELLDFVDIAICSADFMPPKSKNRKELFDFMTAKNVNSVAISNGDSEIEFLLKEKKGTVAVPKVEVKDTLGAGDFLHGAFCYYYVESTDFERAIQQAALLASFTCSFEGTRKWLNFDHNA, from the coding sequence ATGAAACACAGAGCCTTATTCGTAGGACTTACTACAATTGATATTCAGTATTTTATTGATGATATTCCTATTGCCAATACCAAAATTAAAACCGGTAATCCGGATATCTTAGTAGGTGGACCGGCAACCAATGCCGCTGTTGCGTTTGCGTATTTGAATAAAACAGCAACACTTGCCAGTCCTGCCGGTCTCAATGCTTTTTCCTCATTTATCGATCAGGATCTGAACAGTGTTGGAGTAGATCATTTTGATCTGGCTTATGGCCAGGAATTTGAAACGATTTTGGCCACCGTGTTGACATCGAAAAATGGTGATCGTACTATTGTTACACATAATCCGACAGAAGTTAAGAGTACGATTTCGCCCCAAAAACTGATTGACCTGGTAGAGCCACAAATTGTACTAATCGATGGTTTTTATCCCGAATTCAGCCTTGAATGTGTGCGGATTTGTAAAGAACGGGGAATACCTGTTGTTGCTGATTGTGGAAGCTGGAAACCGCAGTTTGACGAGCTGTTAGACTTTGTTGATATTGCCATATGCTCAGCTGACTTTATGCCGCCCAAAAGTAAAAACCGGAAAGAACTATTTGATTTTATGACAGCCAAAAACGTAAATTCGGTGGCTATTTCAAATGGTGATTCTGAAATTGAATTTTTATTAAAGGAAAAAAAGGGGACTGTTGCCGTACCAAAAGTAGAGGTTAAAGATACGCTTGGTGCAGGAGATTTTCTTCATGGTGCTTTTTGCTACTACTATGTCGAAAGCACTGATTTCGAAAGAGCTATTCAGCAAGCAGCATTATTAGCTTCGTTTACCTGCAGTTTTGAGGGAACACGGAAATGGTTAAATTTTGATCATAATGCCTGA